One Edaphobacter lichenicola DNA window includes the following coding sequences:
- the lnt gene encoding apolipoprotein N-acyltransferase, producing the protein MRLIPLRLWAMAVLSGILQVLPFPIAGPVPVWRTTFCWIALLPLLWATLANDKNNNPLTIRQGAAIGYLCGFLWYMGNCYWIYQTMYLYGGLAKPIAAGILILFCLYLGLYHALFGAILAAFRSHFGRQSALVFVPFAWVAVELARARITGLPWDLLGIAQVDNPLLTRLAPITGAYGLSFVIAAVNALWLVRIRLRERRYTRPALTIAGVLIIVVYILGLRLIANPKPTSTTATATLVQENLEVGAANTGPQPTTQQFLDSFSYLSRHPSRRFLLGTPELRDTQTLYLVRPRDEEESDANPPIATNLIVWPESPAPFEDIDPQFRNAMSALARSAQAPVIVGNIGFEPSPTNKSGYTPYNRASFINADGTFDGHYDKMHLVPFGEYVPFKDLFFFAKNLLNEVGTFAPGAQRTVFSTGGHTYGVFICYESIFGDEIRQLSQHGADVLINISNDGWYGDTSAAWQHLNMVRMRAIENHRWVLRATNTGVTASINPYGHVITALPRHLRSSLRVHFGYEHDLTFYAAHGDLFAYACAFLTTLALGYCLGRRTSAGTL; encoded by the coding sequence ATGCGACTTATCCCCCTGCGACTTTGGGCCATGGCCGTTCTCTCCGGCATTCTTCAGGTTTTGCCCTTTCCCATCGCAGGGCCCGTCCCTGTCTGGCGAACCACCTTCTGCTGGATCGCACTTCTTCCTCTCCTCTGGGCAACTCTCGCCAACGACAAGAACAACAACCCACTTACCATCCGTCAGGGCGCCGCCATCGGTTATCTCTGCGGCTTCCTCTGGTACATGGGCAACTGCTACTGGATCTACCAGACCATGTATCTCTACGGCGGCCTCGCCAAGCCCATCGCCGCCGGCATTCTCATCCTCTTCTGCCTCTACCTCGGTCTCTATCACGCCCTCTTCGGAGCCATCCTAGCGGCATTCCGAAGTCACTTCGGCCGTCAGTCTGCGCTGGTGTTCGTCCCGTTCGCGTGGGTCGCCGTCGAACTCGCCCGCGCCCGCATTACCGGCCTCCCATGGGATCTTCTCGGCATCGCCCAGGTCGACAACCCCCTGCTCACCCGCCTCGCTCCCATCACCGGAGCCTACGGCCTCTCGTTCGTCATCGCCGCAGTCAACGCCCTCTGGCTGGTTCGCATCCGCCTCCGCGAGCGCCGCTACACCCGTCCCGCGCTCACCATCGCTGGCGTCCTCATCATCGTCGTCTACATCCTCGGCCTTCGCCTCATTGCCAACCCGAAGCCGACCTCCACCACCGCAACCGCCACCCTCGTCCAGGAAAATCTCGAAGTCGGCGCCGCCAACACCGGCCCGCAACCGACAACCCAGCAGTTCCTCGACTCCTTCTCCTATCTCAGCCGCCATCCGTCAAGAAGATTCCTCCTCGGCACCCCCGAACTCCGCGACACTCAGACCCTCTACCTCGTCCGCCCTCGCGACGAAGAAGAGTCCGACGCCAACCCTCCCATCGCGACCAACCTCATCGTCTGGCCCGAATCTCCCGCACCCTTTGAAGACATAGACCCACAGTTCCGCAACGCGATGTCCGCCTTAGCCCGCTCCGCACAAGCCCCCGTCATCGTCGGCAACATCGGCTTCGAGCCCAGCCCCACAAATAAATCCGGCTACACCCCGTACAACCGCGCCTCCTTCATCAACGCCGACGGCACCTTCGATGGCCACTACGACAAGATGCACCTCGTCCCCTTCGGCGAGTACGTCCCCTTCAAAGACCTCTTCTTCTTCGCAAAAAATCTCCTCAACGAAGTAGGCACCTTCGCCCCCGGGGCCCAGCGCACCGTCTTCTCCACCGGAGGACACACCTACGGCGTCTTCATCTGTTACGAGTCCATCTTCGGCGACGAGATCCGCCAGCTCTCCCAGCACGGCGCCGACGTTCTCATCAACATCTCCAACGACGGCTGGTACGGCGACACCAGCGCCGCCTGGCAGCACCTCAACATGGTCCGCATGCGCGCCATCGAAAATCACCGCTGGGTCCTTCGCGCCACCAACACCGGCGTCACCGCATCCATCAACCCCTACGGTCACGTCATCACGGCTCTCCCGCGCCACCTGCGCTCCAGCCTGCGCGTCCACTTCGGCTACGAGCACGACCTCACCTTTTACGCCGCCCACGGCGATCTCTTCGCCTATGCCTGCGCCTTCCTCACCACGCTCGCCCTGGGTTATTGCCTCGGCCGCCGAACATCAGCCGGTACGCTTTAG
- a CDS encoding TrmH family RNA methyltransferase — protein sequence MQTSELVVSSRANARVKQLRAAFQGHARLSGGMVAIEGDHLLEEALRSGMVLKSVFVSEQRAVPGIVPRGVEVLRLTEEVFGSVVETQSPQGVAALMVPPVRTLADVFEGSGAALILITVGLQDPGNLGTLVRSAEAFGASGVLTTPGTVSAWNQKALRASVGSVFRVPVVGVTAGEVAELKGRGVRLIAAVGADDFGVVAAQEMDFTAACAVMIGNEGSGLAAEWMEMCDARVTIPCPGPVESLNAAVAGSLLLYEASRQRSG from the coding sequence ATGCAGACTTCGGAGCTGGTGGTTTCGAGCAGGGCAAATGCGCGGGTGAAGCAGCTGCGGGCGGCGTTTCAGGGCCATGCGCGGTTGAGTGGCGGGATGGTCGCGATTGAAGGGGATCATCTGCTGGAAGAGGCTCTGCGAAGCGGCATGGTGCTGAAGAGTGTGTTTGTGAGTGAGCAGCGGGCGGTGCCGGGGATCGTGCCGCGTGGGGTAGAGGTGCTGCGACTGACGGAAGAGGTGTTCGGGAGCGTGGTGGAGACACAGTCGCCGCAGGGGGTGGCTGCGTTGATGGTGCCTCCGGTTAGGACTTTGGCGGATGTTTTTGAAGGTTCAGGGGCGGCTTTGATTTTGATTACGGTGGGGTTGCAGGATCCGGGGAATCTGGGGACGCTGGTGCGGTCGGCGGAGGCGTTTGGCGCGAGTGGGGTGTTGACGACGCCGGGAACTGTGAGTGCGTGGAACCAGAAGGCGCTGCGGGCTAGTGTGGGGAGTGTGTTTCGTGTGCCGGTGGTTGGGGTGACTGCTGGGGAGGTTGCGGAGTTGAAGGGGCGTGGGGTTCGGTTGATTGCTGCTGTGGGGGCGGATGATTTTGGGGTGGTGGCGGCGCAGGAGATGGATTTTACTGCGGCTTGTGCTGTGATGATTGGGAATGAAGGAAGCGGGCTGGCAGCCGAGTGGATGGAGATGTGTGATGCGCGGGTGACGATTCCCTGCCCTGGGCCGGTGGAGAGTTTGAATGCGGCGGTGGCTGGGTCGCTGCTGTTGTATGAGGCGAGTCGGCAGAGGAGTGGCTGA
- a CDS encoding CoA-binding protein, whose protein sequence is MNEPEIIRSMLGATAKENPRTIAVIGLSEDPSRPSHYVSAYMQQHGYKLYPINPSIPQVLGEKSYASLSDLPIKPDIVDVFRLPRFIPAIVDEMIQLNLPNLWVQQGIVNLEAASRAEAAGIHVIMDRCIMVEHLHQTPR, encoded by the coding sequence ATGAACGAACCAGAGATCATCCGCAGCATGTTAGGCGCCACCGCCAAAGAGAACCCACGCACCATCGCAGTCATCGGCCTCTCGGAAGACCCTTCCAGGCCCAGCCACTACGTCTCCGCCTACATGCAGCAGCACGGCTACAAGCTCTACCCCATCAACCCCTCCATCCCCCAGGTCCTCGGCGAAAAGTCCTACGCGTCGCTCTCCGACCTCCCCATCAAACCAGATATAGTCGACGTCTTCCGCCTGCCAAGGTTCATCCCCGCCATCGTTGACGAGATGATCCAGCTCAACCTCCCTAACCTCTGGGTCCAGCAGGGAATCGTCAACCTCGAGGCCGCCTCCCGTGCCGAAGCTGCAGGAATCCACGTCATCATGGATCGCTGCATCATGGTCGAACACCTCCACCAGACACCCAGATGA
- a CDS encoding redoxin domain-containing protein, which translates to MNIKPQRKLIALIFLISLPAFAVVPGTPAPDFRGIDSNGAQHKLSEYRGKFVVLEWANQGCPYDRKHYLSGSIESQQRDWTAKGVIWLSVISSAPGQQGYVTPSEENTYLKTMHAAPTAAILDPDGAIGRLYGAKTTPHIFVVDPTGKLIYQGAIDDKPTTDQEDLKGARNYLNETLTAAMAGKPLQVESTRPYGCSVKYAH; encoded by the coding sequence TTGAACATCAAGCCCCAACGCAAACTTATCGCCCTCATCTTCCTCATCAGCCTACCCGCATTCGCCGTAGTCCCCGGCACACCAGCCCCCGACTTCCGCGGCATCGACTCCAACGGTGCCCAGCACAAACTCTCCGAATACCGCGGCAAGTTCGTCGTGCTCGAGTGGGCCAACCAGGGCTGTCCCTACGACCGCAAACACTACCTCAGCGGCAGCATAGAGTCGCAACAACGCGACTGGACCGCCAAAGGCGTCATCTGGCTCTCCGTCATCTCCTCCGCGCCCGGCCAGCAGGGCTACGTCACTCCATCGGAAGAGAACACCTACCTCAAGACCATGCACGCTGCGCCCACCGCCGCAATCCTCGATCCCGACGGCGCCATCGGCCGCCTCTACGGAGCCAAAACCACGCCGCACATCTTCGTCGTCGACCCCACCGGCAAGCTCATCTATCAGGGAGCCATCGACGACAAGCCAACCACAGACCAGGAAGACCTCAAAGGCGCACGCAACTACCTCAACGAAACGCTAACCGCCGCCATGGCCGGCAAACCGTTGCAGGTCGAAAGCACCCGCCCCTACGGCTGCTCCGTCAAATACGCCCACTAG
- a CDS encoding YybH family protein — protein MTSQLPTADQEDPSDEQKIRTLLDAWGEASEAGDLTAQMQLMTDDVIFLTTGSAPMRRKQFAEAFSAMIAMVHLTCRSNVQEITISGDLALCWNLLEVSFTPVEGGQTRKHAGNVLTALRRGSDGQWRIWRDANLLTLV, from the coding sequence ATGACCTCGCAGCTGCCCACCGCAGATCAAGAAGATCCATCCGACGAGCAGAAGATCCGCACCCTCCTCGACGCCTGGGGCGAAGCCTCCGAAGCCGGAGACCTCACCGCCCAGATGCAGCTGATGACCGACGACGTAATCTTCCTCACCACCGGCAGCGCGCCCATGCGCCGCAAGCAGTTCGCCGAAGCCTTCTCCGCCATGATCGCGATGGTCCATCTCACCTGCCGCTCCAACGTGCAGGAGATCACCATCAGCGGCGACCTCGCCCTCTGCTGGAACCTTCTCGAAGTCTCCTTCACTCCCGTCGAAGGCGGCCAGACCCGCAAGCACGCCGGCAACGTCCTCACCGCCCTCCGCCGCGGCTCCGACGGCCAATGGCGCATCTGGCGCGACGCCAACCTCTTAACCCTTGTCTAG
- a CDS encoding protein-disulfide reductase DsbD family protein yields the protein MNNVRKLSAFLLLACASLFFTPAHAQLQVVGDGGPGPVKAQHLTAELVSLSPSIAPGGTLQVGLVLTLEEHWHVYWINAGDSGEPPKITWTLPEGITAGPMLFPIPSRLPLGPLMDFGYEDEVAFPVQLAAASTLKPGPIHLDAKINWLVCREVCIPGKAHLGLNLNVAPGAAPVQPVGAIGEALTLIPKPLPADAKLTITGGKTDFVFNLVTGGRETNAEFYPSDQDQIANAAPQQIEPTSDGVRLRVHRSDDLKTLPTQLHGVLKLSDTEAYEITAPVTAGEVAPAPGSKLPGAPATSSVTTLSAIGLAFVGGIILNLMPCVFPVLFLKGLALVQSSGEERSRLRSHGIVYTLGILVSFWIIVAVLLILRATGSQAGWGFQLQSPTFIAVLAAGLFFFALSLAGQFDLGLSLTSVGGGLAQKQGYTGSFFTGVLATIVATPCTAPLMGAAIGFALAQPAGVTFAVFTALGLGLATPYLLLSFQPAWTRILPRPGAWMEILKQLTAVPLFGTAIWLAWVYGNLHSGNSQGVDHLARLLWCFLALAIAGWALGKWPASWKSAIAALVIAALGLAIPLYQPKDTTLVWAPYSQQALDQARAAGHPVFIDFTAAWCLSCQVNERAVLKSADVQQQFRKNNVTLLKADWTQYDPEITKQLASVNRSGVPTYVIYPAMKNSSADVLPELLTKDIVLTALEKDVKP from the coding sequence ATGAATAACGTACGCAAACTCTCCGCCTTCCTGCTCCTCGCCTGCGCCTCCTTGTTTTTCACACCCGCGCACGCCCAGCTTCAGGTCGTCGGCGACGGCGGCCCCGGCCCCGTCAAAGCCCAGCATCTCACCGCCGAACTCGTCTCTCTCTCCCCGAGTATCGCCCCCGGCGGCACCCTTCAGGTCGGCCTCGTCCTCACCCTCGAAGAGCACTGGCATGTCTACTGGATCAACGCCGGCGACTCCGGCGAGCCACCCAAAATTACCTGGACCCTCCCCGAAGGCATCACCGCCGGCCCGATGCTCTTTCCCATCCCCAGCCGCCTCCCGCTCGGCCCGCTCATGGACTTCGGCTACGAAGACGAGGTAGCCTTCCCGGTCCAGCTCGCCGCCGCCAGCACCCTCAAGCCCGGCCCCATCCATCTCGACGCCAAGATCAACTGGCTCGTCTGCCGCGAGGTTTGCATTCCCGGCAAGGCGCACCTCGGCCTCAACCTCAATGTCGCCCCCGGAGCCGCTCCGGTACAACCCGTCGGCGCCATCGGCGAAGCTCTCACCCTCATCCCCAAGCCCCTACCCGCCGACGCGAAGCTCACCATCACCGGCGGCAAGACCGACTTCGTCTTCAACCTCGTCACCGGGGGCCGCGAGACTAACGCCGAGTTCTATCCCTCCGATCAGGATCAGATCGCCAACGCCGCACCGCAGCAGATCGAGCCCACCTCCGACGGTGTTCGCCTCCGAGTCCATCGCTCCGACGATCTCAAAACTCTCCCCACCCAGCTCCACGGCGTCCTCAAGCTCTCCGACACCGAAGCCTACGAGATCACCGCCCCCGTAACCGCCGGCGAAGTTGCTCCCGCACCCGGCAGCAAACTCCCCGGAGCCCCGGCCACCAGCAGCGTCACCACCCTCAGCGCCATCGGCCTCGCCTTCGTTGGCGGCATCATCCTCAACCTGATGCCCTGCGTCTTCCCGGTCCTCTTCCTCAAAGGCCTCGCCCTCGTGCAGTCCTCCGGCGAAGAGCGCAGCCGCCTCCGCAGCCACGGCATCGTCTACACCCTCGGTATCCTCGTCTCCTTCTGGATCATCGTCGCCGTACTGCTCATCCTCCGCGCCACCGGCAGTCAGGCCGGATGGGGCTTCCAGCTTCAATCCCCAACCTTCATCGCAGTCCTCGCCGCCGGCCTCTTCTTCTTCGCCCTCTCGCTCGCCGGACAGTTCGACCTCGGCCTCTCCCTCACCAGCGTAGGCGGCGGCCTCGCGCAGAAGCAGGGCTACACCGGTAGCTTCTTCACCGGAGTCCTCGCCACCATCGTCGCTACACCCTGCACCGCACCGCTCATGGGAGCAGCCATCGGCTTCGCCCTCGCACAACCCGCCGGAGTCACCTTCGCCGTCTTCACCGCCCTCGGCCTAGGCCTCGCCACACCCTATCTCCTTCTCAGCTTCCAACCCGCATGGACCCGCATCCTCCCACGTCCCGGCGCATGGATGGAGATCCTCAAGCAGCTCACCGCCGTCCCTCTCTTCGGTACTGCCATCTGGCTCGCCTGGGTCTACGGCAACCTCCATAGCGGCAACAGTCAGGGTGTCGATCACCTCGCCCGTCTCCTCTGGTGCTTCCTCGCTCTCGCCATCGCAGGCTGGGCTCTCGGCAAATGGCCCGCAAGCTGGAAAAGCGCCATCGCAGCCCTTGTCATCGCCGCCCTCGGCCTGGCCATCCCCCTCTATCAACCAAAGGACACCACGCTCGTCTGGGCGCCCTACTCCCAACAAGCCCTCGATCAAGCCCGCGCCGCCGGCCATCCCGTCTTCATCGACTTCACGGCCGCCTGGTGCCTCAGCTGCCAGGTCAACGAGCGCGCCGTCCTCAAATCCGCCGATGTCCAGCAACAGTTCCGCAAAAATAACGTCACCCTCCTCAAAGCCGACTGGACCCAGTACGACCCCGAGATCACCAAGCAACTCGCCTCGGTCAACCGCAGCGGCGTCCCCACCTACGTCATCTATCCCGCGATGAAGAACTCCTCCGCCGACGTCCTCCCCGAACTCCTCACCAAAGACATCGTCCTCACCGCCCTCGAAAAGGACGTGAAGCCATGA
- the prfB gene encoding peptide chain release factor 2 (programmed frameshift): MLSDLEYSYSPVRDKVRALREYLDSSRLSRELSIIEEKIADPTVWADASRSQPLMRERKRLETLLVDDAELARRSDDIEAYFDLAREGESTEPDLAREIPALLTFAEELESKTMLSEETDPLNAIVTVHPGAGGTESQDWAEMLMRMYIRWGERQSFKVEINEIQDGDEAGIKSATFTITGDFAFGLLSGETGVHRLVRISPFDSAKRRHTSFASVFVSPEIDDTIVIDIKPEDLRIDTYRSGGKGGQHVNTTDSAVRITHIPTGLVTGCQNERSQHKNKERAMKMMRSKLYEYELDKKKATARKLEDSKLDIKFGSQIRSYVLQPYRMAKDLRTRVEVGDVDKVLDGDLEPFIRGYLRMRREGNFPAEAADEDLT; encoded by the exons ATGCTCTCTGATCTCGAATACTCCTACTCCCCGGTCCGCGACAAAGTGCGCGCTCTGCGGGAGTATCTT GACTCCTCCAGACTCAGCCGCGAACTCTCCATCATTGAAGAGAAGATAGCCGACCCCACCGTCTGGGCCGACGCCTCGCGCTCCCAGCCCCTCATGCGCGAGCGCAAACGCCTCGAAACCCTCCTCGTCGACGATGCCGAACTAGCCCGCCGGTCCGACGACATCGAAGCCTACTTCGACCTCGCCCGCGAAGGCGAGAGTACCGAACCCGACCTCGCCCGCGAGATCCCCGCCCTGCTTACCTTCGCCGAAGAGCTCGAATCCAAGACCATGCTCTCGGAAGAGACCGATCCCCTCAACGCGATCGTCACCGTGCACCCCGGCGCCGGCGGAACCGAGAGTCAGGACTGGGCCGAGATGCTCATGCGCATGTACATCCGCTGGGGCGAGCGCCAGAGCTTCAAGGTCGAGATCAACGAGATTCAGGACGGCGACGAGGCCGGCATTAAATCCGCCACCTTCACCATCACCGGCGACTTTGCGTTCGGGCTGTTAAGTGGAGAGACGGGGGTTCATAGGCTGGTCCGCATCTCCCCCTTCGACTCGGCCAAGCGCCGCCACACTAGCTTTGCCTCAGTCTTCGTCTCGCCCGAGATCGACGACACCATCGTTATCGACATCAAGCCCGAAGACCTCCGCATCGACACCTACCGCTCCGGCGGCAAAGGCGGCCAGCACGTCAACACCACCGACTCCGCAGTTCGCATTACCCACATCCCCACCGGCCTCGTCACCGGCTGCCAGAACGAGCGCTCCCAGCACAAGAACAAGGAGCGCGCCATGAAGATGATGCGCTCCAAGCTCTACGAGTACGAGCTCGACAAGAAGAAGGCCACCGCCCGCAAACTCGAAGACTCAAAGCTCGACATCAAATTCGGCTCGCAGATCCGCAGCTACGTCCTGCAGCCCTATCGCATGGCAAAGGACCTGCGTACCCGGGTCGAAGTGGGCGACGTAGACAAGGTCCTCGACGGCGACCTCGAGCCCTTCATCCGCGGCTACCTCCGCATGCGCCGCGAGGGCAACTTCCCAGCCGAAGCCGCAGACGAAGACCTCACCTGA
- a CDS encoding DinB family protein codes for MSATKPAEKKKTPDEQAPLRQQLIALLHGGQAHATFDEVINDFPASLRGTVPPNLPYSAWQILDHLRITQRDILNFSAPPTGGYHGMKWPDEYWPKSPQPPATNAWDQCIAAIRSDAEHFQSLIENPSSDLYKPFRWGDGQNLLREALLVADHNAYHLGELLVIRRLLGAWPK; via the coding sequence ATGAGCGCAACCAAGCCGGCAGAAAAAAAGAAGACGCCCGACGAACAAGCACCCCTGCGCCAACAGTTGATCGCCCTTCTCCACGGCGGTCAGGCCCACGCCACCTTCGACGAAGTCATCAACGACTTTCCAGCCAGTCTCCGCGGCACTGTCCCACCCAACCTCCCCTACTCCGCCTGGCAGATCCTCGATCACCTCCGCATCACCCAGCGCGACATACTCAACTTCTCCGCGCCTCCCACCGGCGGCTATCACGGCATGAAGTGGCCAGACGAGTACTGGCCCAAATCCCCCCAGCCACCCGCCACCAACGCCTGGGACCAGTGCATCGCAGCAATCCGCTCCGACGCCGAACACTTCCAATCGCTGATCGAAAATCCCAGCTCCGACCTCTACAAGCCCTTCCGCTGGGGCGATGGCCAGAATCTACTCCGCGAGGCTCTCCTCGTCGCCGACCACAACGCCTACCATCTCGGCGAACTGCTCGTCATCCGCCGTCTTTTAGGCGCATGGCCCAAATAG
- a CDS encoding replication-associated recombination protein A produces the protein MSLFDASPMSAPAERGRQTPLAERMRPRTLAEYVGQDHLLGPGKPLRLAIEGDDPTSMIFWGPPGTGKTTLAKIIAQMTQASFIEFSAVLSGIKEIKNVMVEAEKAASFGSRTILFVDEIHRFNKAQQDAFLPYVERGTIRLIGATTENPSFEINAALLSRCRVYTLVALTEEQIVGLLRRALVDVERGLGASGVEADEEALATIASYSSGDARNALNALDVAAKLAVSLEPGGRGEKLITKALAAEALQRRVLLYDKKGEQHYDIISALHKSVRNSDPDAAMYWLGRMLEAGEDPMYCARRIVRMAVEDIGLAAPEALNLCLSARDAMHFLGHPEGELALAQAVVYLALAPKSNAVYTAYGAVKADIEATAAEPVPLHLRNAPTKLMKSLDYGKDYQYAHDVEGRVADMECLPAGLAGRRYYHPTNEGREKLLAQRMEEISRIKGRKREP, from the coding sequence ATGAGTTTGTTTGATGCTAGTCCGATGAGTGCTCCGGCTGAGCGTGGTAGGCAGACGCCGCTGGCGGAGAGGATGCGGCCGCGGACGCTTGCGGAGTATGTCGGGCAGGATCATCTGCTGGGGCCAGGGAAGCCGCTGCGGCTGGCGATTGAAGGGGATGATCCGACGTCGATGATCTTCTGGGGGCCTCCGGGGACTGGGAAGACTACGCTGGCGAAGATTATTGCGCAGATGACGCAGGCTAGTTTTATTGAGTTCTCTGCGGTGTTGAGTGGGATCAAAGAGATCAAGAACGTGATGGTGGAGGCCGAGAAGGCTGCTAGTTTTGGATCGCGAACGATTTTGTTTGTCGATGAGATTCACCGGTTCAACAAGGCGCAGCAGGATGCGTTTCTGCCGTATGTGGAGCGGGGGACGATCCGGTTGATCGGGGCGACGACGGAGAATCCATCGTTTGAGATTAATGCGGCGCTGCTGTCGCGGTGCAGGGTTTATACGCTGGTGGCGTTGACTGAGGAGCAGATTGTGGGACTGCTGCGTCGCGCGCTGGTGGATGTTGAACGTGGGTTGGGAGCGAGTGGCGTTGAAGCGGATGAGGAGGCGCTGGCTACGATTGCTTCCTACTCGAGTGGAGATGCTCGGAATGCTCTGAATGCGCTGGATGTGGCGGCGAAGCTTGCTGTCTCTCTAGAACCAGGGGGGCGCGGGGAAAAGCTGATCACGAAGGCGCTCGCGGCGGAGGCTTTGCAGCGTCGTGTGCTGCTGTATGACAAGAAGGGCGAGCAGCACTACGACATTATTTCGGCGCTGCATAAGAGTGTGAGGAACTCGGACCCGGATGCGGCGATGTACTGGCTGGGTCGGATGCTGGAGGCTGGCGAAGATCCGATGTACTGCGCGCGGCGGATTGTGCGGATGGCGGTGGAGGATATTGGGCTGGCGGCTCCGGAGGCGCTGAATCTTTGTTTGAGCGCGCGGGATGCGATGCACTTTCTGGGGCATCCGGAGGGAGAGCTGGCGTTGGCGCAGGCGGTGGTTTATCTGGCGCTGGCTCCTAAGTCGAATGCGGTTTATACGGCTTATGGTGCGGTGAAGGCGGATATTGAAGCGACGGCGGCGGAGCCGGTGCCGCTGCATCTGCGGAATGCGCCGACGAAGTTGATGAAGTCGCTCGACTACGGCAAGGACTATCAGTACGCGCATGATGTGGAGGGGCGCGTGGCGGATATGGAGTGCCTGCCGGCGGGGTTGGCGGGGCGGCGCTACTATCATCCGACCAATGAAGGACGGGAGAAGCTGCTGGCGCAGCGGATGGAGGAGATTTCACGGATCAAGGGACGAAAGCGGGAGCCGTAA
- a CDS encoding VOC family protein, producing MESYPPLIPYLVVRDAAAAIDFYKNALGAMEIVRHHMPESTKITHAHLVIGDGSIMLSDDFPEMRGGKASTPEALGGSPVTIHLQMNDVDRFWKRAVEHGVIVTMPLADQFWGDRYGQFQDPFGHKWSVGHTKISLSEDQLKEAARVWFKI from the coding sequence ATGGAATCCTATCCTCCGCTTATCCCCTATCTGGTTGTTCGCGACGCCGCGGCAGCGATCGATTTTTACAAGAATGCCCTGGGGGCGATGGAGATCGTGCGACATCACATGCCGGAGTCAACCAAAATTACCCATGCCCATCTTGTCATCGGTGATGGAAGCATCATGCTTTCGGATGATTTCCCCGAGATGAGGGGAGGCAAAGCGTCGACCCCCGAGGCCCTGGGCGGGTCTCCGGTGACGATCCATCTGCAGATGAACGATGTGGATCGGTTCTGGAAGCGTGCGGTGGAGCATGGTGTGATTGTGACGATGCCGCTGGCCGACCAGTTCTGGGGCGACCGTTACGGGCAATTTCAGGACCCGTTCGGGCATAAGTGGTCGGTGGGGCACACGAAGATTTCGCTGAGCGAAGACCAGTTGAAAGAGGCTGCGCGGGTTTGGTTCAAGATTTAG